GTCTTGTCCTTGGAAAGCATTTTATGGGTTGGTTACTGTAAGGAGCGCATCATAGGCGATTTCCAGCAACAAATCCAGCTCTTCTACTTTGATCGTCAAGGGCGGCATAAAGTAAATGACATTCCCCAGTGGCCGTAACAGCGCGCCGCGTTGCAAGGCCTGCTGGTAAACCTGATAGCCGCGTCGTTCCTGCCAGGGATATCCGCTCCTCGTCGCCTTGTCCTGCACCAGTTCAATCGCCGCCACCATGCCGCAGCGGCGGAATTCTCCGACATTTTCTAATGCTGAAAAATGAGAAGCTGCGGCGTCGAAGCGGGCCATCTTTACCGGCAGTTGCCCCAGAATGTTCTCTTCGGCAAAGATCTTTTGTACTTCCACTGCCAAAGCGCAGGCCAAAACATTCCCGGTATAGGAGTGGGAATGGAGGAAGGCTTTCATCGTCGGGTAGTCGTCGTAGAACGCCTGATAGATCTCCTCGGTGCTTAAAACCACTGAAAGGGGGAGATAGCCGCCGCTGATTCCTTTGGAGAGGCAAAGGAGGTCGGGGCCGATGCCGGCATGTTCATTGGCGAACATCTTGCCGGTGCGGCCAAAACCGACGGCGATCTCATCGGCGATATAGTGGATCGCTAGGCGGTCACAGAGGATTCGCAACTTTTGCAGGTAACGTGGCGGGTAGATCCGCATCCCGGCAGCGGCCTGAATCAGCGGTTCGACGATGATCGCAGCGATCTCATTCTGTTTCGCTTCCGCAATCTGTTCAAGGGCGGCAAAACATTCAGCGTCGCAACTGTCGCGGTACAATCCGTAGGGGCAGCGGAAACAGTCCGGACCCGCTGCTTGCAGAGTATCGAGGAGGAGTGGTCGGTAGACGTCACGGTAGAGTTCACAGCCGCCGATGGCCAGGGCGCCAAGGGTCTCGCCGTGGTAGGCCTCACTCAGGGAAAGGAAGCGTCTCTTATTGGGTTTACCGGTCTGCTGCCAGTACTGAAAGGACATCTTCAGCGCTGCTTCGATGGCTGAGGAGCCGTTGTCGGCAAAGAAGACGCGGGAAAGATTTCCCGGCGCCAGGGTGCAGAGACGCTCGGCAAGTTCCACCGCCGGCTGGTGGGTGAAGCCGGCAAAGATGTGGTGACTGATCCTGCCAGCCTGTTCGTTCAGGGCGTGATTGAGGCGGGGATGATTGTGGCCGAAGAGGTTGACCCACCACGAAGAGACGCCATCCAGATAGCGCTTGCCATCGACATCGATCAACCAGGAACCTTCGCCACGGGCGATGGGGATCGGCGGCAGGAGTTCGTGATCCTTTTCCTGTGTGCAGGGGTGCCAGACGTGGGCGCGATCAAGGCGGATAAGTTCGGCTTTAGTCATCTAAATTCCGATTGCCGCAATAAGCCAGGGGAGGGATGGCAGGGTTTTGAGGGCGGCACTGAGGGTGAGAACCTTGTCCCGATCAGCACCGTCCACCTCCGGCAGGACTCCGAGGATATCGGCCGAGGCGAGGGAGGAGAGGGTATGCGGCGCCGTTTCCGCAGCTTCGTCCGGCTGAGCCGGCATGCGGTTGATCATGTAACCGGCCACCGGAATTTCCATCTGCTGGGCGGCAAAGATGGTCAGTAGAGTCTGGTTGAGAGTGCCAAGTCGGGCGGTGGTCACGACCAGCAGGGGGAGTCCGATCGCTTTGGCGAGATCCGCCATCAGCAATCCGCCGGACAAGGGGGTCATCAGCCCGCCGGCGCCTTCGATGATAAGAAAATCGTGGCGCTGACCTAGCTTTTGCGCCGTCGCGACCAGTCTGGCAAAGTCGATGAAACATTTTTCCTTCTCTGCTGCTTGTGCTGGCGCCAGGGGAGCGCGTAAACGGTAGGGAGAAATCTCCTCCACAGGGTCTTGGCTGCTGGCGGCCCATTGCAGCAGACTACCATCGTCGCCAAGGCACGACGGGTCGCTGACACCACTCTCGGCCGGCTTCATTACGCCGACTTTGAGACCGCGTTCTGTTAAGAAATGCGCCAATGCTGCACTGACCATGGTCTTGCCGACGCCGGTGTCGGTGCCGGTGACAAAGATCCCTTTAAAGGGCAGATTAACGGCAGACATTGACACTCACCTCGGCATCACGGAGCATTTGCAGATCTGTTTCACGATCGCGACCAGTGGTGGTGAGGTAGTTGCCGATCATGGTGCCGCTGGCTCCGGCCATGAAGATCCAGGACTGGAAATCGCGCAGGTTCTGTTCACGACCGCCGCAGATGCTGATCCTTTTTGTCGGGTGGACAATGCGGAAGAGAGCAATAATGCGCAGGCAGTCAAGAGGGGTGAGCTGCCGAAGATCGGCTAAAGGCGTCCCAGGGATCGGATTCAGGAAGTTAAGGGGGATGGAGTCGACATCGAGCTCACGCAAGGTCAGACAGAGTTCAACCCGCTGTTCCAGTGATTCACCGAGACCGAAGATGCCACCGCAACAGACTTTCATTCCTGCCGCCTTGGCGACCTGTACGGTCTGCACATCTTCTTCGTAGTCGTGCGTGCTGCAAATCTGCGGGAAGAATGAGCGCGCTGTTTCGAGATTGTGATGATAGGTGACGCAGCCAGCCGCAGCCAAAGCAGCGGCGTTGGCGGGGTCGAGAAGGCCGAGGGAGGCGGAAGGGTCGATGACAGTGGTGGTGCGGATATCGCGCAGGGAAGCAAGGATGCGCTCGAATTCTTCCCCGGCCTTGACCCGGGTGCCGCTGGTGACAATGCCGTAACAGTGCGACCCCTCGCTGGCCGCCTGCCGCGCCCCCTGGACGATCTCTTCCTGTGATTTGAGCGGAAAGACCGGGGCAGTGCTGGTGTGGTGGCTCGACTGGGCACAGAAAGCACAATTTTCGGCACAGCGCCCGGATTTAGCGTTGATGATCGAGCAGAGTTCTATTGTGTTGCCGAAAGATTCTTCACGTAACGCCTGGCTAACCGCAAAGATGGCCGTTAAATCCGCACCCTGCGAGTGTAAAATCTGCAGTGCTTCGTCATGAGAAGGGGCGATCCGTTGTTTGGCTTTTTGATAAAGAGTCGAAGGGAATGAAAACATTAGAACATCCAGTCTGTTTGTTGAATTTATCTTTCAAAGATTACATGCAGTGAAATCCACTTGTCAACCACATTTGCTTTTACTGGTTTACAATCAGGATTATGAATGATTAAATTTAAATTCCTGCTATCTGGTTGACTGTCATTAAATGGAATGATAAAACATCATTCTAAATTCTTGCATTGGTGGTGCTATGATCAAAAGTATTATCGGACAGAAGCTCAAGGCGACCCGCCTGAAAAATGACATGACGATTCAGGAGTTGGCGAAACGTGCCGCGGTTTCATCCAATATGATTTCACGCATAGAGCGGGGTTTGACAACGCCGTCGGTGGAAATTCTTATGCGTCTTGCCTCCTCCTTCGGCATGAGTATGAATTTTTTCATCGAAGAAGCAGAAAAAGGGTCTACGCTCGTGCATACCCGGAACGGGCAGGGGGAACCGATCTTCTTCTTTGAGGACAAACATCAGATTTTCAGTCTCACGCAAGGCATTCGTGATCCGGGATTTTCTGTTTTTATCGATATCCTCGAAAAGGGATGTAATAGCGGGGAGGGGGGGATGGTTCATTCCGGCGAGGAGTTTGCTTATGTCCTGGAAGGGTCGGTGGCATTTTTTGTCGATGAAGAAGAATACCTTGTTAATGTCGGTGACTCGATCGCCTTTAAAGCTTCTCGACCACATCGCTGGAAAAATTTGAGTCCGGGCCGTGCCCAGGTTCTCTGGGTCGTTTCACCTGCCCCCTCGGTGTCGCGTTAAACCTTTTTTGACTGGCTGACAAAATGAAACTTAAAAAAATTATCGGCAAAAAACTCAAAAATATCCGTTTGAAGCGTAATTTGACCATTCAGTCATTGGCGGAGCGTTCACGAGTTTCATCCAATATGATTTCGCGCATTGAGAGAGGGTTGACAATCCCCTCAGTCGAAATTCTGATGAAGTTGGCGAGCGTCTTTGATAAAAGTATTAATTATTTTGTCGAGGAAGTTTCGCACACGCATGAAATCGTATATTCACGTCCGGGGCAAAGGGATACGACGATTTATGATGATCCCTCTGAAAACATGCGGACCGAGTCGTTTACTTCCGGACTGCGCGACCCGCAATTCATGTCTTTTTTTTGTACGATCAAGGTCGGAGGGAGCAGCGGCGAAAAGAATATGTACCATCCAGGGGATGAATTGATATATATTATGCAAGGCCAGTTGTCGTTAACCATTGCCGATGAGACGCATGAACTTTATGCTGGCGACAGCTTGTCCTTCAAGTCACATCTCCCCCATCGTTGGCATAATTCAGGAAATGGTGAGACCAAAGTAATCTGGACTCTTTCGCCCTTTACAACACTTTAGCGCAGGCAGGAAAAAACATGTCATTTTTCTCGCGTTGGTTTGGCTCCTGTAATCCACTGGATGAAATTCGCAAAGCTTCAAATCAGGAGCGTTGGGCTGATGTTCTCAGTTTTGCATCGGCATTAGAGGATAATTCTTTGCCGGCCGGTGATCAAGCAGAGCTGCGCGAGCTTGTCGATGTCGCGGCTGAAAATTTGTCTCGTATCAATTTTGAGGAAGGTTTAGCTTCTCTGCGTGCCGATGATTTTCGTCGTGGTATCGAGCATTTTGATCTTGCCCGGCAGTTGGTTCGTTCCTGTGCGCTGCGGGAATTAATAGATGCTGAATTTTTACGTATCGGCGGTGGCAATACTGTTTTATCGGACAATATACCAGCACAGAAGGCCACTGTCAGCAAGCGCAGTTGTTCCTCTTCCTGTTGCGGAACGGTTGATTCAGGTGCTGTGGCGCCGACTGAGCTTGCAGGTGCTTTTGATGAAGAAACCCGTTTTGAACTGGTGCTCACTGCTTACCCGGTTGATCTGCGTCCCCGTTACCTGGAACTTTCAACACTGATGCGGCAAGCCATCCTTCTGGCGCATGAGGAGAGTGATGATGAAGCGTTAGCCCTCTTCTTGAAGGTACCGGCAAATGAATATAATGATATATTTTATTATGAATCTGGGACGCTCTTTGCGCGCAGAAAGCAATATTCCGAGGCCGTAAAGGCTTTGCAACAGGCGATAAGTTTGAATCCGGCTTTTGTCCTTGCCGCACTGACCCTGGTTGATCTTCATATCGGAAACCAGAATTTCGCTGCTGCGGGTAATTTGTTGTCACAAATGCTCAAGGCGAATTGCATGCCCGATTATTGCCATGCGCGCTTTGCGGTCATTTGTCAGGCGCAAGGGGATTCAGCCAAAGCCTTTGAGCATGCAACTGAGGCTTTAAGACTTGGTCATAACGAACCCGAGCTCATGGTCTTTGTTGCACGCACCCTGGAAGAGCAGGGCCGTATTGATGAAGCGGAAAGAGTTTTAAGTTCAATCCCGGTAGGAGGAGGCTGTTCCGGTGGCGCCAATGTCGAGCTGGCAGATTTTTGGTTGCGACACAAGAAAAACTTGCAGAAGTCTCTGGAAATGTTTAAAAATGCAGCCAAGGGAGAACCGACAAACCCGTTATGGGGTTATCACATTGCCCGGGTTTATTTAGCGCTGGGATGGACAAAAGAGGCAAAGCAGATACTTCGGGCTTTTGTTGAAGCTGATTCGATAGACGGATCATTACGTGAAAATGCCATCCAGTTACTCAAGGGCAGTGCTTGATTTTTTTTAGTTTATTCACCTTTCTGTTGACAGTTTGACGCTTTAAGCTATTCTTGAAAAAGTTTAAAATTATTTTCCTTCCGGCCATCTAATTCTTCAGATAGGGGTGAAAAAGATGAATAAATCAGAATTAATCGAGGCGCTGGCGAAAGAAAAGGAATTAACCTACAAAAGATCAGAAGAGATCGTCAATACGATATTTTCTGCTCTGTCCAAAACATTGATTGACGGGGGGAGAATCGAAATTCGCGGTTTTGGTAGTTTTGTTGTCAAAGACTACAAATCCTATCAGGGACGTAATCCTAAAACAGGCGAATCGATTCACGTTGAGCCGAAGAAACTTCCCTTTTTTAAAGTCGGAAAAGAATTACGCGACCGGGTCAACGGAGAGGATTTCCAGGCGAGATAAGTTTCGTGCCGATAGCAAAAGAGAAAGGTTTCAAATTAAAGTAAGGGATCGACGAAAGTCGGTCCTTTTTATATGCGGTTACTTTTGTTCGTATGGTTGATTTTCTTTTCTTGAATGCTATAAATTACCGAAAATACACAGGAGATCAATAGATGGTCTTTTCATTTCTCTCTATAAGATTATGAAGTAACTCCGGTGCTCAATTCCCTTCCCGTGCTTTCGCATGCCTCTTTTTTTGCTTTTATTGGCGGCTTGATCCTTTTCTTCTTTGGTTTGACGCGAACGACGGAAGGGATGCAAAATATTGCCGGTGGACGTCTGCGTTTTATTATTGCCGGACTGGTTAAAAATCGTCTGAAAAGCTGCCTCTTCGGTCTCACAATTACTTCGCTCACCCAATCCTCCGCAGCCACTGCTGTCTTGACTATCGGCTTTGTCAGTCATGGGATTATCTCCCTGGTTGATGGTATTGCTGTCGTTCTTGGTGCGAGCATCGGTGCAAGTCTTATTTTGCAGTTTATAGCTTTTAATCCCGGCTGGATGCTCTTCCCTCTCCTTGTTGTCTCCGTTTTTTTGCGTTTTTTTGCTCGCCAGACCTACCTCCGTGATGCGGCCTCCGTCCTCTTCGGGTTGTCGTTGTTAATGCTCGGTTTGGCGATGATGACGTCATCTTTTGAACCGCTCCGGGACAATCCCGCCTTTGGCCAGCTCATTAGTGTTCTGCAGAATCATCTCTGGTTAAGCGTTGTCTGTAGCGCGCTTTTGGCGGCTCTGGTGCAGAATTCTACTGCCGTTATTGCTTTGATCATTGCTTTAGGTGCCAGTGGCCATCTTCATTTTGCCTCCGGAGTTGCCCTGATCCTTGGTGCCAATATTGGTTCTTGTGCACCAACGATTATTGCCGCTATTCACGGGTCTCTCGCTGCTCGCCGCGTAGCGGCCGCGCAATTCCTGATTGTCGTTGCTGCGGCCGGTGTTATTGCACTTCTCTTTCCTTATTTTATCGGGATTATCTCTTTTATTTCCCCCGGCGATGCAGATTATGTCGTGACAACTTTTGAGCAAACACAGTGGTACCAAGTATCACTGGGACAAAAACCCTTTATTACCCGTCACCTTGCTAATGCCAATACCTTTTTTGCCCTTTTTGCCGCTCTCTTTTTTCTTCCGTTTCTGCAGCAGATTACGCGACTGACGACATACTTTATCCGCGGGAGAGAGACGGTCAACGAGTATGGGCTGCAATTTATCGATTATCGGGTACTGAACACCCCGCCCATTGCTTTGTCCCAGGCGCGCTCGGAATTGCGCCGCATGGCGCAGACGGCGCAGGCTGCGCTCCATGAAACCAGGCTTTATCTCGGCGATCAGAAGTCCGAGAGGTTACATAAACTCACCCGCTATGAAAATCTCCTCGACCTGTTGCAAAAGGAGTTAATCAGTTTTCTCGTTGAGTTATCGCATCGTTTCTCATCCTATACATCAGCGCGCGAAGTGGCCCTGATGATGCACATGGTTGCCGATTTTGAACGAATCGGTGACCATTGTCAGACCCTGGTTCGTCTGTCGCTGCGTAAACAGGAATGGCAGGTGGTTTTTTCTAAAATTGCCCGGCGTGAACTCGATGCTCTCGCTGTTGAGACGGTTGCATTTGTCGATTATGTTGTTGGGGCGCTGGATACCGGTGCCGATGACGTCCTGGCCGAGGCCCAAACCCGAGAGAACTTTATAGATCGCAGTGAAGAAAAGATGCGCAATGACCACCTGCAACGACTGACAACCGGTGAATGTGCGGTTCGTCCCGGCCTCATCTATATCGATATGATTCAGGCCCTTGAAAAAATTTCCGATCACGCTTTCAGTGTTGCCAGGTGTCTCAGCGGGGATAAAAAGTGAAGGCGGCTATCGACATCGGCAGTAATTCGGTGCGGTTGCTGCTCGGCGAAGTTGTTGGCGAACAAGTCGTTCCTCACCAATACTTTCGTCACATCACCCGGCTTGCGGGCGGATATGATCCTCAGTCAGGGCTCGCTGCCGCAGCGCGGGCGCGGACCCTGTCAGCCCTTGAAGCCTTTGCACAACTTCTTGACCAGACAAAGCCGGTTTGTACCCGCGCAGTCGCCACCGAAGCCGTTCGTCGCGCGGTTAATGGCGAGCAGTTTGTTGCTGATGTGCTGGCGCATACCGGTATTTCTGTTGAAATTATCAACGGGGACGAGGAGGCGGCCTTGAGTTCGGCCGGGGTTCTTTCCGGCCTGCAACCGCCACCGCTAGAGGCACTGATTTTTGATATCGGCGGTGGCAGCACGGAACTTATTGTCATCAAAGACCGGCAACGTCTTTGGCAGAAGAGCTATCCTTTGGGCGTCGTCAGTCTCGCAGAAACGCCCAATCCTGAGTTGGTGATTGCAGAGATGCTGGCCGTTCTGGCTGACGATCTGCGCGTTGCCGGTTTTCATTCCCTCCTCGCCGGCGCAGATTGTGAACTGGTAGGGACGGCAGGGACAGTGACAACCCTGGCCGCCTTTGATCTCGCCATGACCGAGTATGACTGGCAACGGATTAATAACTATTTGTTATCCCGGTCCGCTCTGCTTTCCCTGTATCAGCGTCTCCTCCCTTTATCTGCAGCTGAACGTGAACTTCTTCCCGGTATAGAAAAGGGCCGTGGTGATTTGATTGTCCATGGCGCTGATATCGTCCTGGCTCTTATGCAATTATTGGACAAGGATGAGTTGCGGATCAGTGATTTCGGTTTGCTGGAAGGGACCCTTCTTTCCATGTGATGAAATGGATTTCTCCTTTAGCTAAACATGTTGAGTATCATCGTTCGGGCCGGTTCTCTTGATTGACAACCAGGCCCGTTCTTGATTAATATGCCGTTTCATTTTCAGCTCATTCATCGTTCTTTAATCACTGAAACCATTTTATAAGGAATCGCATGGACCGCGCCATTCTTTCCGGCAATGAAGCCATCGCCCGTGGGGCCTATGAAGCCGGTGTCAAAGTTGCTTCGGCCTACCCCGGCACCCCGAGCACCGAAATTCTCGAGAACGTCATCAACTACAGTGAGGTCGACGCATCCTGGGCGCCGAACGAAAAGGTTGCCCTCGAAGTTGCTATCGGTGCCTCTTTTGGCGGCGCTCGTGCTCTGGCGTGCATGAAGCACGTCGGCGTCAACGTCGCCGCCGATCCTCTCTTCACCCTGTCCTACACGGGAGTGCGCGGCGGGCTGGTGCTGGTGGTGGCTGATGATCCGGAGATGCACTCTTCGCAGAACGAGCAGGACAGCCGCAACTACGCTAAATTTGCGAAAATTCCGATGCTGGAGCCGGCTGATTCCGAGGAGTGCAAGGAATTTACCCGCCTTGCCTTTGAACTCTCTGAAAAATTTGACACTCCGGTGATGCTGCGCAGTGTCACTCGTATTTCTCATGGAAAGTCGATCGTGGCTCTGGGGGAGCGGGTTGATAATTTGCCGGCGCCGGCCCTGGTTAAAGATGCCGCAAAGCTGGTCATGCTCCCCGGCAATGCCCGGGTGCGTCACCCCAAGGTCGAAGAGCGCATTGTCAACCTTTCCCGCTGGGGTGTTACCGCCGCCATCAACCGCAGCGAGATCCGTTCCGCGGAGATCGGGGTGATCTGCTCCGGTGTCGTTTATCAATATGTGCGGGAAATCCTTCCGGAAGCCTCGATCCTCAAGCTCGGCATGGTTCATCCGCTGCCGCATGACCTGATTCGTGACTTTGCAGCCAAGGTCAAGACCTTGCTTGTGATCGAAGAGCTCGATCCCTTCATCGAAGAGCAGGTCAAGGCGATGGGACTTGACGTCACCGGCAAAGCGCTCTTTTCCCTTTGCGGCGAGCTCTCCCCCGGTCGCATCCGCAGTGCACTGGAGCAGGGTGGTCTGCTGCCGAAAAGCGTCTTAGCACCGCTAGCGGCTGAGAAGCTGCCGCCACGCCCGCCGAACATGTGCCCGGGGTGTTCGCACCGCGGGGTCTTTTATCTCCTTAATCGCCTTAATGCTTATGTCACCGGCGATATCGGCTGTTATACCCTCGGTTTTCTGCCGCCCTTGAACGCCATGGATACCTGCGTCTGTATGGGGGCGTCGATCAGTACCGCTTCCGGCATCGTTCGCGCCCTGCCGCCTGAAGAGCAACAGCGAGTCGTGGCGGTCATCGGTGATTCAACTTTTATGCATACCGGGGTGAATTCCTTGATGGAGATGGCCTGGAATCAATCGCCGGCCACGGTCTTGATCCTCGATAACAGTATCACCGCCATGACCGGTCGCCAGGAGACTCCGGCCTCCGGTTTTACCCTGAATGGTGATCCTGCACCGAAAGTCAATATTGCCGAGCTCTGCCGCACCCTCGGCATCAAGAACGTTGTCACCGTCGACCCCTATGATCTTGTCGCCACCCGCGCCGTGCTGGAGGCTGAAATGCAGCGTCCGGAGCCGTCGGTGATCATCACCAATCGTCCCTGCTGTCTGATTAAGGGGGAGTGTCGTTTCGAGAAGGGGAAGATCCTCACTGTCGATCAGAATAAGTGCACCGGCTGCAAAGCCTGTCTGCGGCTCGGCTGTCCGGCGATTGAGTGGCAACCCTCCAGCGATGGCAAGAAGGGGAAGACCTATATCGACCCGCTCCTTTGTACCGGCTGTACGGTTTGCCAGCAGCTCTGTAAATTCGACGCGATCAACTGACCTTGACGAGGAATTTAAACGATGAACGATAAAGTCACTAATATTCTGCTGGTCGGCGTCGGTGGACAGGGGACCCTGCTCGCTTCGGAGATCCTCTCCGAAACCTTCATGCTCGCCGGCTTTGACGTCAAGAAGAGCGAGATTCACGGCATGTCGCAACGCGGCGGCAGTGTTGTCTCACATGTCCGTTTCGGCCGCGAAGTCGCATCGCCGACGGTGCCGGAAGGGGAGGGGGATGTCCTCTTTGGCTTCGAACTCCTGGAAGCCTACCGCTATCTTCCCCTGCTCCATGCCGGGGCCAAGGTGGTGGTCAATGACTACCGCATTCCGCCCCCCTCGGTCCTCCTCGGCCAGGAGGTTTATCCCGACGACCTCGCCGACCGGATTCGCAGTCGTTTTCCCGATTTTCTCCTGGTCGATGGTCTCCATCTGGCGAGTGAGGCCGGCAATCCCAAGGCCGCCAACACTGTCCTTCTCGGGGCGGTTTCAAAGCGTCTGGCGATTGCTGAAGAGCACTGGCTGGCCGCGCTGCGCAAGATGGTCCCGGCCAAAGCTCTGGAGGTCAACATTCGCGCCTTTCAGATGGGCCGTGCCCTGTAAACGCAAGGAGAGAGAGCATGGCCAGCTACTTCAACGAAGAGTTCGAAACCCTGCCGCGCCCGGCATTGGAGGCGCTTCAGCTCAAGCGTCTGCAACAGGTCCTGCAACGGGTCTATCGCAATGTTCCCTTTTACGAAGAAAGTTTCGATAACGCCGGAATTTCTCCCGACGATATCAGGAGCCTGGCCGATCTGCGGCGGTTGCCCTTTACCACCAAGCAGGACATGCGAGATTCCTACCCCTACGGCCTCTTTGCGGCACCGATGGAAGAGATTGTCCGTATTCACGCGTCTTCCGGGACAACCGGCAAGCCGACCGTGGTCGGCTATACCAGTCGGGACATCAGCAACTGGAGCGACCTCATGGCCCGCTCTTTTGTCGCTGCCGGCGCCCATCGCGGCGACATCATCCACAATGCCTATGGTTATGGACTCTTCACCGGCGGACTCGGGGCGCATTACGGGGCCGAGCGCCTCGGAGCTTCGGTCATCCCCATCTCCGGCGGCAATACCAGGCGCCAGATCATGATCATGCAGGACTTTGGTTCCACGGTCCTGACCTGCACCCCGTCTTACTCCCTCTTCATGGCGGAGGAAGCAAGGACGGAAGGGATCGACTTCAAGAAACTGAAACTGCGCGTTGGTATCTTTGGCGCTGAGCCCTGGTCGGAAGCGATGCGCAAAGAGATCGAGGCCAAGCTGAATCTCGATGCCATCGATATCTATGGTCTCTCGGAGATCATGGGCCCTGGTGTCGCCATCGAATGTATTGAAGCCAAGAGCGGGCTGCATATCTGGGAAGATCACTTTATTCCGGAGATCATCGATCCCGACAGTGGTGAAGTCCTCCCCGAGGGGGCTCAGGGCGAGCTGGTGATCACGACGATTACCAAAGAAGGAATCCCCCTGATCCGTTACCGCACCCGCGATATTACCAGCCTGACTTATGCCCCGTGCATCTGCGGGCGGACACATGCCCGACTGACCCGCATGAGCGGCCGCAGCGACGATATGCTGATCATTCGCGGTGTCAATGTCTTCCCCTCACAGATCGAATCGATCCTGGTGCGTGTCGAAGGGGTGGAGCCGCACTACCTCCTGATTGTCGATCGTGAAGAGAATCTTGACACCCTGGAAGTGCAGGTTGAGGTCGGCGAAGAGCTCTTCTC
The DNA window shown above is from Deltaproteobacteria bacterium HGW-Deltaproteobacteria-4 and carries:
- the iorA gene encoding indolepyruvate ferredoxin oxidoreductase subunit alpha translates to MDRAILSGNEAIARGAYEAGVKVASAYPGTPSTEILENVINYSEVDASWAPNEKVALEVAIGASFGGARALACMKHVGVNVAADPLFTLSYTGVRGGLVLVVADDPEMHSSQNEQDSRNYAKFAKIPMLEPADSEECKEFTRLAFELSEKFDTPVMLRSVTRISHGKSIVALGERVDNLPAPALVKDAAKLVMLPGNARVRHPKVEERIVNLSRWGVTAAINRSEIRSAEIGVICSGVVYQYVREILPEASILKLGMVHPLPHDLIRDFAAKVKTLLVIEELDPFIEEQVKAMGLDVTGKALFSLCGELSPGRIRSALEQGGLLPKSVLAPLAAEKLPPRPPNMCPGCSHRGVFYLLNRLNAYVTGDIGCYTLGFLPPLNAMDTCVCMGASISTASGIVRALPPEEQQRVVAVIGDSTFMHTGVNSLMEMAWNQSPATVLILDNSITAMTGRQETPASGFTLNGDPAPKVNIAELCRTLGIKNVVTVDPYDLVATRAVLEAEMQRPEPSVIITNRPCCLIKGECRFEKGKILTVDQNKCTGCKACLRLGCPAIEWQPSSDGKKGKTYIDPLLCTGCTVCQQLCKFDAIN
- a CDS encoding indolepyruvate oxidoreductase subunit beta (Involved in the incorporation of exogenous aryl acids in the biosynthesis of aromatic amino acids: catalysis of the ferredoxin-dependent oxidative decarboxylation of arylpyruvates.) codes for the protein MNDKVTNILLVGVGGQGTLLASEILSETFMLAGFDVKKSEIHGMSQRGGSVVSHVRFGREVASPTVPEGEGDVLFGFELLEAYRYLPLLHAGAKVVVNDYRIPPPSVLLGQEVYPDDLADRIRSRFPDFLLVDGLHLASEAGNPKAANTVLLGAVSKRLAIAEEHWLAALRKMVPAKALEVNIRAFQMGRAL
- a CDS encoding phenylacetate--CoA ligase produces the protein MASYFNEEFETLPRPALEALQLKRLQQVLQRVYRNVPFYEESFDNAGISPDDIRSLADLRRLPFTTKQDMRDSYPYGLFAAPMEEIVRIHASSGTTGKPTVVGYTSRDISNWSDLMARSFVAAGAHRGDIIHNAYGYGLFTGGLGAHYGAERLGASVIPISGGNTRRQIMIMQDFGSTVLTCTPSYSLFMAEEARTEGIDFKKLKLRVGIFGAEPWSEAMRKEIEAKLNLDAIDIYGLSEIMGPGVAIECIEAKSGLHIWEDHFIPEIIDPDSGEVLPEGAQGELVITTITKEGIPLIRYRTRDITSLTYAPCICGRTHARLTRMSGRSDDMLIIRGVNVFPSQIESILVRVEGVEPHYLLIVDREENLDTLEVQVEVGEELFSDEIKVLQSLAKRIEKEIKENLGVTSRVKLVEPKTIQRSEGKAKRVIDNRKW